ATACGTACGGCTTTTAATACCTGTCAGGTGTGCTTTAACTCAGGAAGAGGATATTATAAGCAGGAGGGCGAATCCCTGATATGCCAGAATTGTGGCAACCGATTTCGTATGGATGATATAGAAGTAACCAGAGGGGGCTGTAACCCTGTTCCGATTACTGATGAATATAAGAGTGTAAATGAGGATACAATCACTATTTCAAAGGATTTTCTTATGGAGGCATCTGTTATATTTGAACGGTGGAAATAAGCTTGGAGAAGTGCGAATTCAGAATCCTGGTGGGAGGTAATATGATTACTCAGAAGAAAAAGATACTGGTAGTAGAAGATGAAGAGAAGATAAGAGATGTAATAAAATCCTTTCTGGAAAGCAAGGATTTTATTGTGATTCCGGCGAAGGATGGAAGAATGGCACTTGAACTGTTTGAACAGGAACCTATTGTATTGGTGATATTAGATCTTATGCTACCTGAAATCTCGGGGGAAGAAGTATGTAAATTACTGCGTAAAAAATCCAGAGTTCCGATTATTATGTTAACAGCCAAATCAGATGAAGGGGATATACTCAATGGCTTAGGAATTGGAGCGGATGATTATATTACGAAGCCTTTCCGTCTGAATGCACTATATGCGAGAATAGAAGCGGTTCTACGCAGATCTGCAGATGATATAGAGCCATTGTTAAGGAATGGCTCCTTCCAAGACGGAGATTTAATAATAGATTTTGAAAGACGCAGTGTTATGAAGCAATCACAGGAAGTGAAGCTGACACCCAATGAGTTCCGTATTTTATCTACGTTAATGGGGTATCCCAATAAGGTATTTACCAGAGAGGAATTGATTGAAGCAGCATTTGGAATTGACTTTGATGGGTACGATAGAACAATCGATACCCATATTAAGAACCTGAGGCAAAAGATTGAAACAGATCCCAGAGAACCGGTATATGTTAAAACAATTCATGGAGTAGGCTACAAATTTGGAGGTGAGTAATCATATGCGAAGCATAAAGGCAAAATTGTCTTCCTCCCTCCTGTTTATTGTTTTATTTACCATAGCAATCATCAGCTTTCTTTCGAATGTATTTATTAATCAGCAATTTA
The nucleotide sequence above comes from Variimorphobacter saccharofermentans. Encoded proteins:
- a CDS encoding response regulator transcription factor — its product is MITQKKKILVVEDEEKIRDVIKSFLESKDFIVIPAKDGRMALELFEQEPIVLVILDLMLPEISGEEVCKLLRKKSRVPIIMLTAKSDEGDILNGLGIGADDYITKPFRLNALYARIEAVLRRSADDIEPLLRNGSFQDGDLIIDFERRSVMKQSQEVKLTPNEFRILSTLMGYPNKVFTREELIEAAFGIDFDGYDRTIDTHIKNLRQKIETDPREPVYVKTIHGVGYKFGGE